In Cupriavidus taiwanensis, the following proteins share a genomic window:
- a CDS encoding peptidase M29 — MLIEQIEHRWLAAFRRTLELCALRHGDVVGIVTESQSRPVNVALAELAVQGLGATPVRIQVPSPALAAPAPVRSTGASDALQNLAPVLAALSRCQLVLDCTVEGLLHAPELPQILRGADGVVPRMLMVSNEHPEILERCQPDPSLETTVRAAMKRLRGAREMRVHSAAGTELRIGLAEARVGGVWGFCNKHGQVSHWPGGLCLAFPAGRQVNGTLVLAPGDVNLTFKTYLRDTVVCHIEDDYIVAVEGQGVDADMMRGYYQAWADREGTRDAYAVSHVGWGLNRMARWDAMTFYDKRDCNGTELRAFAGNFLFSTGANEVAGRHTLGHFDLPLRHCTISLDGRNEVEAGTLVEVAA; from the coding sequence ATGCTCATCGAGCAGATCGAACACCGCTGGCTGGCGGCGTTCCGCCGCACGCTGGAACTCTGTGCCCTGCGGCACGGGGATGTCGTGGGAATTGTAACGGAGTCCCAATCCCGCCCTGTCAACGTGGCCTTGGCCGAATTGGCCGTGCAGGGCCTTGGCGCCACGCCGGTTCGGATCCAGGTGCCGAGCCCGGCGCTTGCGGCGCCAGCGCCGGTGCGCTCGACCGGTGCCAGCGATGCCTTGCAGAATCTGGCCCCGGTGCTGGCGGCGTTGTCGCGCTGTCAGCTGGTGCTCGACTGCACCGTCGAAGGCCTGCTGCATGCGCCTGAGTTGCCGCAGATCCTGCGCGGCGCCGACGGCGTGGTGCCGCGCATGCTGATGGTCAGCAACGAGCACCCCGAGATCCTGGAACGCTGCCAGCCCGATCCGTCGCTGGAGACCACCGTGCGCGCGGCGATGAAGCGCCTGCGCGGCGCGCGCGAGATGCGCGTGCATTCGGCCGCCGGCACCGAGCTGCGCATCGGCCTGGCCGAGGCGCGCGTGGGCGGTGTCTGGGGCTTCTGCAACAAGCACGGCCAGGTCTCGCACTGGCCTGGCGGACTGTGCCTGGCGTTCCCGGCCGGGCGCCAGGTCAACGGCACGCTGGTGCTGGCGCCGGGCGACGTCAACCTGACCTTCAAGACCTACCTGCGCGACACCGTGGTGTGCCATATCGAGGACGACTATATCGTCGCGGTCGAAGGCCAGGGCGTCGACGCCGACATGATGCGCGGCTACTACCAGGCCTGGGCCGACCGCGAAGGCACGCGCGATGCCTATGCGGTCTCGCACGTGGGCTGGGGCCTGAACCGGATGGCGCGCTGGGACGCGATGACGTTCTACGACAAGCGCGATTGCAACGGCACCGAGCTGCGCGCGTTCGCCGGCAACTTCCTGTTCTCGACCGGCGCCAACGAGGTCGCCGGGCGGCATACGCTGGGCCATTTCGACCTGCCGCTGCGACACTGCACGATTTCGCTCGACGGCCGCAACGAGGTCGAGGCCGGCACGCTGGTGGAGGTGGCCGCATGA
- a CDS encoding flavin reductase family protein — protein sequence MGMPEAQPRIASVAAAPDFDAMHFRRTLSQFATGVTVITTRASNESVAAGAPPFIGITASSFNSVSLEPPLVLWSMATRANSLPMFRDGTHYIINVLSASQLDLCQRFATLKGDRFAGVDYRLSATGLPILSNALAWFECHNRSRYDEGDHVIFVGEVERCGVLDGRDGPLIFQGGQFTTTTPLDL from the coding sequence ATGGGCATGCCTGAGGCCCAGCCACGGATCGCCAGCGTAGCCGCCGCCCCGGACTTCGATGCGATGCACTTCCGCCGCACCCTGTCGCAGTTCGCGACCGGGGTCACGGTGATCACCACGCGCGCCAGCAACGAGTCGGTTGCGGCCGGCGCGCCGCCCTTTATCGGCATTACCGCCAGCTCGTTCAACTCGGTATCGCTGGAGCCGCCGCTGGTGCTGTGGAGCATGGCTACGCGCGCCAACAGCCTGCCGATGTTCCGCGACGGCACCCACTACATCATCAACGTGCTGTCGGCCTCGCAGCTGGACCTGTGCCAGCGCTTCGCCACGCTCAAGGGCGACCGCTTCGCCGGTGTCGACTACCGGCTCTCGGCCACCGGCCTGCCGATCCTGTCGAATGCGCTGGCCTGGTTCGAATGCCACAACCGCAGCCGCTACGACGAGGGCGACCACGTCATCTTTGTCGGCGAGGTGGAGCGCTGTGGCGTGCTCGATGGCAGGGACGGCCCGCTGATATTCCAGGGCGGCCAGTTCACCACCACTACCCCGCTCGATCTCTGA
- a CDS encoding MarR family winged helix-turn-helix transcriptional regulator — MADLPAVPSPQTFVDGYLAYLLARASHLISGEFHREVEASGLSVQEWRVLATLADRPDCTVGALAEITLTKQPTLTKLVDRMAQDGLVRRRAGKADRRQALVSITPRGLALVQPLLERAAQHERAVLDDFGARQGAQLKETLRQLIALHTQR, encoded by the coding sequence ATGGCGGACCTGCCGGCAGTGCCCTCGCCCCAAACCTTCGTCGACGGCTACCTGGCCTACCTGCTGGCCCGCGCCAGCCATCTGATCTCGGGCGAATTCCATCGCGAGGTCGAGGCCAGCGGCCTGTCGGTGCAGGAATGGCGCGTGCTGGCGACGCTGGCCGACCGCCCCGACTGCACCGTCGGCGCGCTGGCGGAAATCACGCTGACCAAGCAGCCCACGCTGACCAAGCTGGTCGACCGCATGGCGCAAGACGGCCTGGTCCGGCGCCGCGCCGGCAAGGCCGACCGCCGCCAGGCGCTGGTCTCGATCACGCCGCGCGGCCTGGCGCTGGTGCAGCCGCTGCTCGAGCGCGCCGCGCAGCACGAGCGCGCGGTGCTGGACGACTTCGGCGCCCGCCAGGGCGCGCAGCTGAAGGAAACCCTGCGCCAGCTGATCGCGCTGCACACGCAGCGCTAG
- a CDS encoding Lrp/AsnC family transcriptional regulator — translation MNLDPTDLRILTCLQENGRISNQDLADGVALSPSACLRRVRLLEESGVIGGYRAWFDAEQLGLELEAIVQVSMRHDVEGWHDTFIAAVQSWPEVLSAYIITGDSNYILRVQARNLKHYSDFIVNRLYRTPGVMDIRSNIVLQRIKVDSSPLAILKVAEQA, via the coding sequence ATGAACCTCGATCCCACCGATCTGCGCATCCTGACCTGCCTGCAGGAGAACGGCCGCATCAGCAACCAGGACCTGGCCGACGGCGTGGCGCTGTCGCCGTCGGCGTGCCTGCGCCGGGTCCGGCTGCTGGAAGAGTCAGGGGTGATCGGCGGCTATCGCGCCTGGTTCGATGCCGAGCAACTGGGGCTGGAGCTGGAGGCGATCGTGCAGGTGTCGATGCGCCATGACGTCGAGGGCTGGCACGACACCTTCATCGCCGCGGTGCAGTCGTGGCCGGAAGTGCTGTCGGCGTACATCATCACCGGCGACAGCAACTACATCCTGCGCGTGCAGGCGCGCAACCTGAAGCACTACTCGGACTTCATCGTGAACCGTCTGTACCGCACACCGGGCGTGATGGATATCCGCTCGAATATCGTGCTGCAGCGGATCAAGGTGGACAGTTCGCCGCTGGCGATCCTGAAGGTCGCTGAACAAGCCTAG
- the kynB gene encoding arylformamidase produces the protein MTAPNPDPRRLWDISPPLSPATPVWPGDTPFQQQPAWQIDAHCPVNVGRITLSPHTGAHADAPLHYTADGAPIGAVPLAPYLGRCRVIHCIGATPLVQPHHVAHALEALPPRVLLRTYRQAPQVQWDPGFCAVSPDTIALLAAHGVQLVGIDTPSLDPQDSKTMDAHNAVRRHGLAILEGIVLDQVDAGDYELIALPLRFAALDASPVRAVLRSLD, from the coding sequence ATGACCGCCCCCAATCCCGACCCGCGCCGACTGTGGGACATCAGCCCGCCGCTGTCGCCCGCCACGCCGGTGTGGCCCGGCGACACGCCGTTCCAGCAGCAGCCGGCCTGGCAGATCGACGCACATTGCCCGGTCAATGTCGGCCGCATCACGCTATCGCCGCACACCGGCGCGCATGCGGACGCACCGCTGCATTACACCGCCGACGGCGCCCCGATCGGCGCCGTGCCGCTGGCGCCCTACCTGGGCCGCTGCCGCGTCATCCACTGCATCGGCGCAACGCCGCTGGTGCAGCCCCATCATGTCGCGCACGCGCTCGAGGCGCTGCCGCCGCGGGTGCTGCTGCGCACCTACCGGCAGGCGCCGCAGGTGCAGTGGGACCCCGGCTTTTGCGCGGTGTCGCCGGACACCATCGCGCTGCTGGCCGCGCACGGCGTGCAGCTGGTCGGCATCGACACGCCCTCGCTCGATCCGCAGGACTCCAAGACCATGGACGCGCACAACGCGGTGCGCCGCCATGGCCTGGCAATCCTGGAAGGCATCGTGCTGGACCAGGTCGATGCCGGCGACTATGAACTGATCGCGCTGCCGCTGCGCTTCGCCGCGCTGGATGCCAGCCCGGTGCGCGCGGTGCTGCGCAGCCTCGACTGA
- the kynU gene encoding kynureninase, with the protein MTTIDREHCIRLDQQDPLRPLRDQFALPQGVIYLDGNSLGARPRAAAARAAQVVAEEWGDGLIRSWNTAGWFDLPQRLGNKLAPLVGAGHDEVVVTDTTSINLFKVLAAALRVQQTRDPARKVIISEASNFPTDLYIAQGLADLLQQGYSLRLVDSPAEIDAAVGADTAVLMLTHVNYKTGEMLDMTGLTELAHARGALTVWDLCHSAGAVPVELKAAGADYAIGCTYKYLNGGPGSPAFVWVAPALRDAFWQPLSGWWGHAAPFAMDPQYRPVEGVRRFLCGTQPVTSLAMVECGLDIFAQTSMQVLRAKSLLLTDLFIELVEARCGHHPLTLVTPREHARRGSQVSLEHPDGYALVQALIERGVIGDYREPRIARFGFTPLYTSFAEVWDAVEILRDVLDRGAYRDARFQTRGQVT; encoded by the coding sequence ATGACGACCATTGACCGCGAGCACTGTATCCGGCTCGACCAGCAAGACCCGCTGCGCCCGCTGCGCGACCAGTTCGCGCTGCCCCAGGGCGTGATCTACCTCGACGGCAACTCGCTCGGCGCCCGCCCGCGCGCCGCCGCCGCGCGCGCCGCCCAGGTGGTGGCCGAGGAATGGGGCGACGGCCTGATCCGCAGCTGGAACACCGCCGGCTGGTTCGACCTGCCGCAGCGCCTGGGCAACAAGCTGGCACCGCTGGTCGGCGCGGGCCACGATGAAGTGGTGGTCACCGACACCACCTCGATCAACCTGTTCAAGGTTCTGGCCGCGGCGCTGCGCGTGCAGCAGACGCGCGACCCGGCGCGCAAGGTGATCATCTCCGAGGCCAGCAACTTCCCCACGGACCTGTATATCGCCCAGGGCCTCGCCGACCTGCTGCAGCAAGGCTATTCGCTGCGGCTGGTGGACTCGCCGGCCGAGATCGACGCGGCCGTTGGCGCCGACACCGCGGTGCTGATGCTGACCCACGTCAACTACAAGACCGGCGAGATGCTCGACATGACCGGGCTGACCGAGCTGGCCCACGCGCGCGGTGCGCTGACGGTGTGGGACCTGTGCCATTCGGCCGGCGCCGTGCCGGTCGAGCTGAAGGCGGCCGGGGCCGACTACGCCATCGGCTGCACCTACAAGTACCTGAACGGCGGCCCGGGCTCGCCCGCCTTCGTCTGGGTCGCGCCCGCGCTGCGCGATGCCTTCTGGCAGCCGCTGTCGGGCTGGTGGGGCCATGCGGCGCCGTTCGCGATGGATCCGCAGTACCGCCCGGTCGAGGGCGTGCGCCGCTTCCTGTGCGGCACGCAGCCGGTCACGTCGCTGGCAATGGTCGAGTGCGGGCTGGACATCTTCGCGCAGACCAGCATGCAGGTGCTGCGCGCCAAGTCATTGCTGCTGACCGACCTGTTCATCGAACTGGTCGAAGCCCGCTGCGGCCACCACCCGCTGACGCTGGTGACCCCGCGCGAGCATGCGCGCCGCGGCAGCCAGGTGAGCCTGGAGCATCCGGACGGCTATGCCCTGGTGCAGGCCCTGATCGAGCGCGGCGTGATCGGCGATTACCGCGAGCCGCGCATCGCCCGCTTCGGCTTCACGCCGCTCTACACCAGCTTCGCCGAGGTGTGGGATGCTGTGGAAATTCTGCGCGACGTGCTGGACCGCGGCGCCTATCGCGACGCGCGCTTCCAGACGCGCGGCCAGGTGACCTGA
- the kynA gene encoding tryptophan 2,3-dioxygenase: MSDFKGCPFSGAAPATTPQGDGWHGAQMDFARDMSYGDYLGLDQILSAQHPLSPDHNEMLFIVQHQTTELWMKLMLHELRAARESVRADSLPPAFKMLTRVSRIMDQLVQAWNVLATMTPPEYSAMRPYLGMSSGFQSYQYREIEFILGNKNAAMLRPHAHRPEHLALVEAALKTPSLYDEAIRLMARRGFAIDADCVERDWTQPTAYNASVEAAWLEVYRNPGAHWELYELGEKFVDLEDAFRQWRFRHVTTVERVIGFKRGTGGTEGVSYLRKMLDVVLFPELWKLRTDL, translated from the coding sequence ATGAGCGATTTCAAGGGATGCCCCTTCTCCGGCGCGGCGCCGGCAACCACCCCGCAAGGCGACGGCTGGCACGGCGCGCAGATGGATTTCGCCAGGGACATGAGCTATGGCGACTACCTCGGCCTGGACCAGATCCTGAGCGCGCAGCATCCGCTGTCGCCGGACCACAACGAGATGCTGTTTATCGTGCAGCACCAGACCACCGAGCTGTGGATGAAGCTGATGCTGCACGAGCTGCGCGCGGCGCGCGAGTCGGTCAGGGCCGACAGCCTGCCGCCCGCGTTCAAGATGCTGACCCGCGTGTCGCGCATCATGGACCAGCTGGTGCAGGCGTGGAACGTGCTGGCCACCATGACGCCGCCGGAGTATTCGGCGATGCGGCCCTACCTGGGCATGTCGTCGGGCTTCCAGTCCTACCAGTACCGCGAGATCGAGTTCATCCTGGGCAACAAGAACGCGGCCATGCTCAGGCCGCATGCGCACCGGCCGGAACATCTGGCGCTGGTCGAAGCCGCGCTCAAGACGCCGTCGCTGTACGACGAGGCGATCCGGCTGATGGCACGGCGCGGCTTTGCCATCGACGCGGATTGCGTCGAGCGCGACTGGACCCAGCCGACCGCGTACAACGCCTCGGTCGAGGCGGCGTGGCTGGAGGTCTATCGCAACCCCGGCGCGCACTGGGAACTCTATGAGCTGGGCGAGAAGTTCGTCGACCTGGAAGACGCATTCCGGCAATGGCGCTTCCGCCATGTGACCACGGTCGAGCGGGTCATCGGCTTCAAGCGCGGCACCGGTGGCACCGAGGGTGTCAGCTACCTGCGCAAGATGCTGGACGTGGTGCTGTTTCCGGAATTGTGGAAGTTGCGGACCGATCTTTGA
- a CDS encoding IclR family transcriptional regulator, giving the protein MANLNPNPQPDPTLSQEPAAAPVRDSDPNFVTALARGLELLRCFRTGEAMLGNQEFVRRTGFPKATVSRLAGTLVQLGYLRYDESLGKYALDAGVLALGYAYLSASDVVSLARPHMLAFAQSYGVSVSLGKRERMEVIYLESIRNDAGVMLGLGVGSRLSLVSSSMGRAYLAALPAPRRERVMAEFSQAFPEQWKQQEAATRAALAEAQQRGYAASFRDWHPAIHACAVAFRPVGEKELHMLSCSASYGAVDEAVFHQTLAPALQTLAARLSEPAG; this is encoded by the coding sequence TTGGCCAACCTCAATCCCAACCCCCAGCCCGATCCGACGCTTTCCCAGGAGCCTGCCGCGGCACCCGTGCGCGACAGCGACCCGAACTTCGTCACCGCGCTGGCACGCGGCCTGGAACTGCTGCGCTGCTTCCGCACCGGCGAGGCGATGCTGGGCAACCAGGAATTCGTGCGGCGCACCGGCTTTCCCAAGGCCACCGTGAGCCGGCTCGCGGGTACGCTGGTGCAGCTGGGCTACCTGCGCTATGACGAGAGCCTGGGCAAGTACGCGCTCGATGCCGGGGTGCTGGCGCTGGGCTATGCCTACCTGTCGGCGTCGGACGTGGTGTCGCTGGCGCGCCCACACATGCTGGCGTTCGCGCAGTCGTACGGGGTCTCGGTGTCGCTCGGCAAGCGCGAGCGCATGGAGGTGATCTACCTGGAGTCGATCCGCAACGACGCCGGCGTGATGCTCGGACTGGGGGTCGGCTCGCGGCTGTCGCTGGTGTCGAGTTCGATGGGGCGGGCCTACCTGGCCGCCTTGCCGGCGCCGCGCCGCGAGCGCGTGATGGCCGAGTTCAGCCAGGCCTTCCCGGAGCAATGGAAGCAGCAGGAGGCCGCCACCCGCGCCGCGCTGGCCGAGGCGCAGCAGCGCGGCTATGCCGCATCGTTCCGCGACTGGCATCCGGCCATCCATGCCTGTGCGGTGGCGTTTCGGCCGGTGGGGGAGAAGGAGCTGCACATGCTGAGCTGCAGCGCCTCCTACGGGGCGGTGGACGAGGCGGTGTTCCACCAGACGCTGGCGCCGGCGCTGCAGACGCTGGCGGCAAGATTGTCCGAACCGGCGGGCTGA
- a CDS encoding acyl-CoA dehydrogenase → MAANAEFHWADPLLLDQQLSADERMVRDAAAAYCQDKLMPRVLQSFRNEKTDVEIFREMGELGLLGPTIPEQYGGPGLNYVSYGLIAREVERVDSGYRSMMSVQSSLVMVPIYEFGTEAQKQKYLPKLATGEWIGCFGLTEPNHGSDPGSMVTRAKKVDGGYELTGAKMWITNSPIADVFVVWAKLQGDDGKEDIRGFILEKGWKGLSAPAIHGKVGLRTSITGEIVLDQVFVPEENIMPGVKGLKGPFTCLNSARYGIAWGALGAAEFCWHTARQYTLDRKQFGRPLAQTQLVQKKLADMQTEITLGLQGCLRLGRMKDEGTAAVEITSIMKRNSCGKSLDIARVARDMLGGNGISDEFGVIRHVVNLEVVNTYEGTHDIHALILGRAQTGLQAFF, encoded by the coding sequence ATGGCTGCCAACGCCGAATTCCACTGGGCCGACCCCCTGCTGCTGGACCAGCAACTGAGCGCCGACGAGCGCATGGTGCGCGACGCCGCCGCGGCGTACTGCCAGGACAAGCTGATGCCGCGCGTGCTGCAGTCGTTCCGCAACGAGAAGACCGACGTCGAGATCTTCCGCGAGATGGGCGAACTCGGCCTGCTCGGCCCGACCATCCCCGAGCAATACGGCGGCCCGGGCCTGAACTATGTCAGCTACGGGCTGATCGCGCGTGAAGTCGAGCGCGTCGATTCGGGCTACCGCTCGATGATGAGCGTGCAGTCGTCGCTTGTGATGGTTCCCATCTACGAATTCGGCACCGAGGCGCAGAAGCAGAAGTACCTGCCCAAGCTGGCCACCGGCGAATGGATCGGCTGCTTCGGCCTGACCGAGCCCAACCATGGCTCCGACCCGGGCTCGATGGTCACCCGCGCCAAGAAGGTCGACGGCGGCTACGAGCTGACCGGCGCCAAGATGTGGATCACCAACTCGCCGATCGCCGACGTGTTCGTGGTCTGGGCCAAGCTGCAGGGCGATGACGGCAAGGAAGACATCCGCGGCTTCATCCTGGAAAAGGGCTGGAAGGGTCTGAGCGCCCCGGCCATCCATGGCAAGGTCGGCCTGCGCACCTCGATTACCGGCGAGATCGTGCTCGACCAGGTGTTCGTGCCGGAAGAGAACATCATGCCGGGCGTGAAGGGCCTGAAGGGTCCGTTCACCTGCCTGAACTCGGCCCGCTACGGCATCGCCTGGGGCGCGCTGGGCGCCGCCGAATTCTGCTGGCACACCGCGCGCCAGTACACCCTGGACCGCAAGCAGTTCGGCCGCCCGCTGGCCCAGACGCAGCTGGTGCAGAAGAAGCTGGCCGACATGCAGACCGAGATCACGCTGGGCCTGCAGGGCTGCCTGCGCCTGGGCCGCATGAAGGACGAAGGCACCGCGGCGGTCGAGATCACCTCGATCATGAAGCGCAACTCGTGCGGCAAGTCGCTCGACATCGCCCGCGTGGCGCGCGACATGCTGGGCGGCAACGGCATCTCGGACGAGTTCGGCGTGATCCGCCATGTGGTCAACCTTGAGGTGGTCAACACCTACGAAGGCACGCACGACATCCACGCGCTGATCCTGGGCCGCGCCCAGACCGGCCTGCAGGCCTTCTTCTGA
- a CDS encoding peroxiredoxin → MALRLGDIAPDFEQDSSEGRIRFHAWLGDSWGVLFSHPADYTPVCTTELGLTARLKDEFARRGVKAIALSVDTVDSHRGWIADINETQSTEVNFPILADADRKVSQLYDMIHPNANETLTVRSLFIIDPNKKVRLIITYPASTGRNFNEVLRVIDSLQLTDSHSVATPGNWQDGDDVVIVPSLKDEAVLREKFPKGYQAVRPYLRLTPQPNK, encoded by the coding sequence ATGGCATTGCGACTTGGCGATATCGCGCCGGACTTCGAGCAGGATTCCAGCGAAGGCCGCATCCGCTTCCATGCGTGGCTTGGCGACAGCTGGGGCGTGCTGTTCTCGCACCCGGCCGACTATACCCCGGTGTGCACCACCGAACTGGGCCTCACCGCACGGCTGAAGGACGAATTCGCGCGCCGCGGCGTCAAGGCGATCGCGCTGTCGGTGGATACCGTCGACTCGCACCGCGGCTGGATCGCGGACATCAACGAGACCCAGTCGACCGAGGTCAACTTCCCGATCCTGGCCGACGCCGACCGCAAGGTGTCGCAGCTCTACGACATGATCCACCCGAACGCGAACGAAACCCTGACGGTGCGCTCGCTGTTCATCATCGACCCGAACAAGAAGGTGCGCCTGATCATCACCTATCCGGCCAGCACCGGGCGCAACTTCAACGAGGTGCTGCGCGTGATCGACTCGCTGCAGCTGACCGACAGCCACAGCGTGGCCACGCCGGGCAACTGGCAGGACGGCGACGACGTCGTCATCGTGCCGTCGCTGAAGGATGAAGCCGTGCTGCGCGAGAAATTCCCCAAGGGCTATCAGGCCGTGCGTCCGTACCTGCGCCTGACGCCCCAGCCCAACAAATGA
- a CDS encoding DUF883 family protein, with the protein MSESAQTEPTARKQEKLMSDVKTVLSDAEELLKQAASTTGEKAAELRERGMGLLKQAKEKAQDLQDAVVTKSKAAARATDDYVHDHPWRAVGVAAGVGLLIGLLLNRK; encoded by the coding sequence ATGTCAGAATCCGCACAAACCGAACCAACCGCCCGCAAACAGGAGAAACTGATGAGCGATGTCAAGACCGTGCTGTCCGACGCCGAGGAACTGCTGAAGCAAGCCGCCTCGACCACCGGGGAAAAGGCCGCCGAACTGCGCGAGCGTGGCATGGGCCTGCTCAAGCAAGCCAAGGAAAAGGCCCAGGACCTGCAAGACGCCGTCGTAACCAAGAGCAAGGCCGCCGCGCGCGCCACCGACGACTACGTGCACGACCACCCGTGGCGCGCCGTGGGCGTGGCGGCCGGCGTGGGCCTGCTGATCGGTCTGCTGCTCAACCGCAAGTAA
- a CDS encoding phage holin family protein, with the protein MSEATPSPKFLDAVRNLAGSLVAMVQTRLELASVELAEERTRLLKVALLALFGLAFFGLGLVTLTALIAILFWDTYRWQALGALTVLYLVLCAVCLAYARNVLRNAPPMLEATLAEIDKDREILRR; encoded by the coding sequence ATGAGCGAAGCCACCCCTTCCCCCAAGTTCCTCGACGCCGTGCGCAACCTCGCCGGCTCGCTCGTGGCGATGGTGCAGACGCGCCTGGAGCTCGCCAGCGTGGAGCTGGCCGAGGAGCGCACGCGCTTGCTGAAGGTCGCCCTGCTGGCATTGTTCGGGCTGGCGTTCTTCGGGCTGGGCCTGGTCACGCTGACCGCCCTCATCGCGATCCTGTTCTGGGACACCTACCGCTGGCAGGCCCTGGGCGCGCTGACGGTGCTCTACCTGGTGCTGTGCGCCGTCTGCCTGGCGTACGCCCGCAACGTGCTGCGCAACGCGCCGCCGATGCTGGAAGCCACCCTCGCCGAAATCGACAAAGACCGGGAGATCCTGCGCCGATGA
- a CDS encoding DUF3318 domain-containing protein, whose product MSTLDPDDATPAREGGEYPRAPRFTQEVRLPLAVRKELLLTRAALERHDCRQALHAVRGGVHRLGTVSAWLPRIARPGSWMKVVGLTKDYPLLSTAVTLALPLVKRVPVLRLTWKLSKLGLVAGAAYWAYNTWRDAKGQAVPPANVPTPAPAGTPPAADTGFRDPLIP is encoded by the coding sequence ATGAGCACACTCGACCCTGACGACGCCACGCCCGCACGCGAAGGCGGCGAATACCCGCGCGCGCCCCGGTTCACGCAGGAGGTGCGCCTGCCGCTGGCGGTGCGCAAGGAACTGCTGCTGACCCGCGCCGCCCTTGAACGCCACGATTGCCGGCAGGCGCTGCACGCGGTGCGCGGCGGCGTGCACCGCCTGGGCACCGTCAGTGCCTGGCTGCCGCGGATCGCGCGGCCGGGCTCGTGGATGAAGGTGGTCGGGTTGACCAAGGACTACCCGCTGCTCAGCACCGCGGTGACACTGGCGTTGCCGCTGGTCAAGCGCGTGCCGGTGCTGCGCCTGACCTGGAAGCTGTCCAAGCTGGGCCTGGTCGCCGGCGCGGCCTACTGGGCCTACAACACCTGGCGCGACGCCAAGGGCCAGGCGGTGCCGCCGGCCAACGTGCCGACGCCGGCCCCGGCCGGCACCCCGCCCGCCGCCGACACCGGCTTCCGCGATCCACTGATCCCCTGA